In the Thermomicrobiales bacterium genome, ATCGCACCCAGCTCTGAAGGTCGAATGACATCGCCCAGTATCCGCGGCAGATATTCCAGTGACTGTCGATAGGTGCAGTTGCGCTCGACATTCGGCATGTCCGAACCCCAGACCAGACGCGAGGCGCCCGCCAGGCGAAGTTGTTGTTCGATGACTGGACGCAACTCCGGCCACGGATAGTCGTGCAACCGTCCCCAGTGGATGGGATAGAGCAGCTCCACCATCAGGTTCTCACGCCCCAGCAGACTCCGCACCGGATCGGGAATCGTCCCATCCAGCAGCTCGGGTGCGAACCCATGTGTCAGCACGCACGGGATATCCGGATACCGCTGCAGCCATCGATCGAGCCGGTCGAGCTCGCCGAGATAGGTCTCCGGTGTTGGCATCGGCACACCAAGGATTTCCCAGTAGATCGGAATTCCCAATGAGCGCACGGTTTCCCAATAGGGAGCGAGCGCGGGATCGTCGATGGCATGGAGATACCCGCCGGTGATGAATCCGCGGTTGGCGAAATAGACGCCGCGCAGCCCCATTTCCTGCACGGCATGCGTGAGCCGGGCACATTCATCGGCAGTGTGCGCTTCGGATGGCCGCGCGTCCGCCAGCCCGATGAGCTTCCCTGGATGCGCCCGCACCGCTTCGGCGAATTCGGCATTCAGTCGCCCATAGAGACCAGCGTTCTGCAGCACCGCGAAGTCGACACCAGCACGCGCCATCGACTGCAGCAGAAAGTCGACCGGCGCCACCATATCTTGTAAGGAAGGCGGCAGGAACGAGCGATAGTGCGTCTCGCCCTCGAACTCCCACTCGAATCGCCCGCAGCGTCCAACGCGAAAACCGGCATCGTCGTTGAGCCGATCGAGCGAATCGAGTTTCCCCGAAAAGAGTACCGATGCCGCCTCCGGCACGATCGCCGAATCCCGCAGCCGATAGACCGGTTCCCCATGCGTGGCGATGTAGAGCTGAAGAAACCGCCGGTGATCCGCTTCCGACGGGTAGCCGCTCGCCCCGGCAAGCTGCGGAAAGATATGGGCATGGGCATCGACGATCATCGGCATCTCCGGAATTGAGCGAACGCCTGGTGCAGATGAGCAGCTAGCGCGAATCCGCGCATGTCGACACTACAGCTCCGGATCGCGTTCCTTGTCACGGATCAGCTTGCCCGCGACCAGCACCGCCGCCCCGGCAAGCGCCAATCCCGCAACGCGTTCAGTATCGTGTGGAATCCCAATCCCGGTGGCGGGCAAGCTCGTTTCGGTGGCTATCGAGCAAATGCCCTCGACACAGGTAAGTCCTTCATCGGCGCAGCACGGAAAGTCGTCCACACACGGTTGCCCGTTGCCCACGCAACCGCGAGGAAGATCGCATATCGCCTCGAAGCAGGTGTACGGTGCCTGACAGCTGCCGTCCACCGGTTCGCACGGATCGCCGTAGGTCCCCGGTTCCGCTTGCGCCCTGGCAACGGTCGCTACACGAGAAAAACCGAGCGAACCCAGGACACCAGCCCCGATCCAGCGTAAAGCCTCCCGCCGAGTAGCGCGCGTGCCGAACCCCCGGGTCAGCGCGTCGAATCGTTGTGTGTCCATCTGATCTCGCACCCCAGCATGTGCTCGTGCATTCCCTCTGGAGATCAGAACGCATTGCGCTTGTGATTCGTTTCACAAAACGCCAGATCGGTCCCCAGAACGATCTGGCACTCACCTCTTGAGGTTCAGGGCATCGACCACGACGATTGGAAGCGTTGGCCTGGACTCTGACCGAAGCTCGTCCAGTCTGTCTCAGGAAATTCCCTGCTTGCAGACCCTCGTACCGGTAGACGTCCCTGTGCTAGACTGTACGTACACTGTGTACGTATGCCTGATTGTCACGGCTTGTCACAGCCCCCGCCCGAGCCGGTTCCCCGTCCCCCCAACGGTCACCGGAAACCAAAACCCGTTTACCGCGCGTGTTGCTGGAACGCGCGGATGCTGAACCGCTCGAGAGGGACTCACCCATGTCAGACGACTTGCCCATCGTTGGCCGCCCCCGCGGCAGCGCCTGGCGCCAACTCCAGGCCGAAGGCATTCTCTGGGAGGGGCAGATCCTCGTCGCGGGTGGTGACACCGATCTCGCCTGCCTCCTGGTCGTCACGAACGAGCGGTTGGCGCTCATCCGCGGCGGGGCGGTCGCGCTCGATATCCGGCACGAATGGCTCTATGCGCCACCAACCATGCGCCGCACCGGCAATGTCGGATTGCAAGTGCTCACTCCCGGGCAGCGGCTCCCCGAATCGATCACGATCATTGTGCGCGAGGGGCGTCTGGCCGCCGCCGAACTGGTCGA is a window encoding:
- a CDS encoding amidohydrolase family protein; translation: MIVDAHAHIFPQLAGASGYPSEADHRRFLQLYIATHGEPVYRLRDSAIVPEAASVLFSGKLDSLDRLNDDAGFRVGRCGRFEWEFEGETHYRSFLPPSLQDMVAPVDFLLQSMARAGVDFAVLQNAGLYGRLNAEFAEAVRAHPGKLIGLADARPSEAHTADECARLTHAVQEMGLRGVYFANRGFITGGYLHAIDDPALAPYWETVRSLGIPIYWEILGVPMPTPETYLGELDRLDRWLQRYPDIPCVLTHGFAPELLDGTIPDPVRSLLGRENLMVELLYPIHWGRLHDYPWPELRPVIEQQLRLAGASRLVWGSDMPNVERNCTYRQSLEYLPRILGDVIRPSELGA